TGGCAAAGAACAGCGAAGCTCGAGTCTCTGGTGACAAGGATTTTGCGCGAATCCAGAGACTGATTACACGATACCTGGAACGCAAGAACGATAAGACAGTGTCGCTTAACGAGAACACGCTCAAGGCGGAAGAAGAAGAGCTGAAACAGGAGCAACAGGAAGAAGAAGAAGCCATCAAAAAGGCGTCTGGTGCTGCTGAAAAAGATGACATATTTCCCCGTGGGTTCTACAACAAAGAACTTCTGAATATCACGACAGACTACCTTGAGATCCTTCAGGGAACTCAGACGGTCAAGTCGTGAGACGGTAGACGCGGCCAGGTGCCATTCGGAGTTCTTCCGCTGGCACGTCGAACATTTTCAGTAGTTCACGATTGTGGATGAGAATGAAATGTTGTGGTGTTCGCACGACATGATTTGAGAAACCAGGTGGTGATCAGTCTTGGGCTGATCACCACTTTTCTTTTGGAAAGAGCCAACAGCGTCGCAATGGCTGTCATCGAAACCAATAACCTGGGGCTCAGCTATGGAACGCGGAGAGGAATCACGGGCATCAACCTGTCCATAGAGCAGGGTCAGATTTTTGGCTTCCTTGGGCCCAACGGTGCGGGAAAGACGACTACGATCCGGATCCTGCTGGGTTTTCTGGCTCCGGGTCAGGGGCAGGCCCGGATCCTGGGGATAGACGCATGGAAAGAAAGCCACCTTGTCAAACAAGATGTTGGCTACGTTGCAGGTGACGTCCGACTCTATCCCTGGCTGACCGCCCGACGGGCCTTTGGGATTGTTGGTAAGATTCGTCAGGTGGATCTGCAATCTGCCGGGCTGGCTTTATGTGAACGATTTCGCCTGGAACCTGAATTGCCTGTCAGAAAAATGTCGCGAGGCAACAGACAAAAGGTCGCGCTGGTTCTGGCACTCGTGCATCGTCCCAAAGTCGTCATTCTGGATGAACCGACCTCCGGTCTTGATCCACTTATGCAACGGACCCTGATGGACTGTCTGCGTGAACTTGCGAATGATGGGTCTGCGGTCCTGTTTTCCAGTCATACACTCAGCGAGGTTGAAGAATTGTGTGATCGTGTGGCAATGATTCGTCGGGGGCGCATCGTCGTTGACGAAGCTCTCGATTCACTTCGCCGTCGTGCTCCGCGAACGGTTTCGGTTGCACTGCCTGCCAATGTTGATGCCGACATGCATGCGTTGCCGACGGGTGTGGAGCTGCTCAGGACAACGAAAGCAGGGGATTGTCAGCACCTGGAACTGCAACTTTCCGGGACCGCTATGCCGTTTATCACATGGGCCGCGACTCAGGGCTTTCTGGATGTGTCCATTGGCACTCCGGGCCTGGATTCGTTGTTCAGGCAATACTACGTGAACGACATCATCGATGAAGGAGACTGCTGATGACGGGTCTCCTCACGAAGATCTATATGGAAGTTCGATGGCCTGTCCTGTGGTTCAGCCTGGGGTTGTGCTTCATCATGGGACTATTGACAGCGCTGCTTCCAAAGGTCCTGGGTGACATTCAGCAGATCTTTGAGCGAATGCCGTTTATCAAGCCCCTGTTGACGGCTTTATTGGGAGTCGACCCGGGAGAGCAGGTGAAAGCAACAATGTCACAGGCCTTTCTGTGGGTTCATCCAACTGTCCTGACGCTGCTGTGGGCTCACGAGGTCATGTATTGCACCCGACTACCCGCAGGAGAAATTGATCGAGGGACCATCGACTTTCTCCTTGGACTTCCCGTTTCTCGATGGAAATTGTTTATTGCGGAAACGATCGGCTGGCTTACGTCAGGCGTCGTCATTCTGGGGCTGGGTTACGCCGGTCATCTTTTGGCATCGATGTTTCTGCAACCGGGCATGAGGCCTCCGGCAGTCGTGACTCTGTTTGTTATGTGCAACCTTCTTGCTGTGTACCTGGCGGTGGGGGGATTTGCCTTCCTGATCTCTTCTGTGAGTGACCGGCGAGGCCGGGCGATTGGAGTGGTTTTTGCCGTACTATTGTTCACATTTCTGATTAACTTTGTGGCTCAGTTCTGGGATCCACTGAAATCGATTTCGACCAACGATTCTTCTGTGGCCAACGTTGTTGCTGGTGCCGGAGAAAACAGTGACGCCGCGACTGCAGATTCTGCTTCCGGAATCGCAATGTTGAGTGTGATGGATTACTACCGTCCGGCAATCATCATTCAGAGTGGAGCATTTCCCTGGAGCGACGTGGCAGTTCTCCTGTTTTTTGCTGCCTTCAGCTGGACGATTGCGGGAGTGTGTCTGAGTCGTCGCAGTATTTGCACCGTCTGAAACGAAGTCTTCCGCTATCGTTTCAGTGCACTCGCAGGCACGGCCTTAAACAGCCGAAGCAGTCCCAGCATGATCGAAAGCATTAGAAGCACGCCTACTACCAGTGACAGTACGGTTGGCCAGTGGCTGAAGATGATCCTCAGCTGCAGAACTTCCCAGAGAATACGCCATGTGCAGAGGACAATGAATGCGGAAAAAGTCAGATAAGGCCCAAAGGCGACGAACGATCTTGCAAACGCGATCTGAGAGAAGAGGCCCATGAGCAGTCCCCCAATTGGGGCGATTGCTATCACGCAAAGTGTAGGCTGCCATCCCATGAACGCGCCGATCATCATCATCAGCGTGACGTCTCCGAATCCTACGGCTGCCTGTCCCAGTATCA
This sequence is a window from Planctomycetaceae bacterium. Protein-coding genes within it:
- a CDS encoding ABC transporter ATP-binding protein produces the protein MFARHDLRNQVVISLGLITTFLLERANSVAMAVIETNNLGLSYGTRRGITGINLSIEQGQIFGFLGPNGAGKTTTIRILLGFLAPGQGQARILGIDAWKESHLVKQDVGYVAGDVRLYPWLTARRAFGIVGKIRQVDLQSAGLALCERFRLEPELPVRKMSRGNRQKVALVLALVHRPKVVILDEPTSGLDPLMQRTLMDCLRELANDGSAVLFSSHTLSEVEELCDRVAMIRRGRIVVDEALDSLRRRAPRTVSVALPANVDADMHALPTGVELLRTTKAGDCQHLELQLSGTAMPFITWAATQGFLDVSIGTPGLDSLFRQYYVNDIIDEGDC
- a CDS encoding prepilin peptidase, translated to ILGQAAVGFGDVTLMMMIGAFMGWQPTLCVIAIAPIGGLLMGLFSQIAFARSFVAFGPYLTFSAFIVLCTWRILWEVLQLRIIFSHWPTVLSLVVGVLLMLSIMLGLLRLFKAVPASALKR
- a CDS encoding ABC transporter permease subunit, translated to MTGLLTKIYMEVRWPVLWFSLGLCFIMGLLTALLPKVLGDIQQIFERMPFIKPLLTALLGVDPGEQVKATMSQAFLWVHPTVLTLLWAHEVMYCTRLPAGEIDRGTIDFLLGLPVSRWKLFIAETIGWLTSGVVILGLGYAGHLLASMFLQPGMRPPAVVTLFVMCNLLAVYLAVGGFAFLISSVSDRRGRAIGVVFAVLLFTFLINFVAQFWDPLKSISTNDSSVANVVAGAGENSDAATADSASGIAMLSVMDYYRPAIIIQSGAFPWSDVAVLLFFAAFSWTIAGVCLSRRSICTV